A single region of the Gopherus evgoodei ecotype Sinaloan lineage chromosome 3, rGopEvg1_v1.p, whole genome shotgun sequence genome encodes:
- the ZNF740 gene encoding zinc finger protein 740 isoform X1 — protein MAQASLLACEGLSGVCLVPTVASKKMMPKQSSKQTENGERGNSPNMLGLRQESEKSRSRKEEELAEASQPKKTIKKMTVIEQNGSFQLRIPKNFICEHCYGAFRSSYHLKRHILIHTAPCALPQVRSRSSVICVTCASSRSTTWSATSVCTAAKNPTSASAACRAFPGQIGCLDTNECARAARPKPPTRSCCFRSQGDASEKLGSGQDFQFSVSGFACSCSPSQGGDRTEDSPRLSDGVLTL, from the exons ATGGCTCAG gcGAGTCTCCTGGCCTGCGAGGGCCTCTCTGGGGTGTGCCTCGTGCCAACTGTTGCCAGCAAGAAGATGATGCCAAAACAGAGCTCCAAGCAGACAGAGAATGGAGAGAGGGGGAACAGCCCAAACATGCTG GGTCTCCGCCAGGAGAGCGAGAAATCTCGCAGCCGTAAAGAGGAAGAGCTGGCAGAAGCATCACAGCCAAAAAAGACCATTAAAAAG ATGACGGTGATTGAGCAGAACGGCTCCTTCCAGCTGAGAATCCCCAAGAACTTTATTTGCGAGCACTGCTACGGAGCCTTTCGGAGCAGCTACCATCTGAAGAGACACATCCTCATCCATACTG CCCCTTGTGCTCTTCCCCAGGTGAGAAGCCGTTCGAGTGTGATCTGTGTGACATGCGCTTCATCCAGAAGTACCACCTGGAGCGCCACAAGCGTGTGCACAGCGGCGAAAAACCCTACCAGTGCGAGCGCTGCATGCAG AGCTTTTCCAGGACAGATCGGCTGCTTAGACACAAACGAATGTGCCAGGGCTGCCAGACCAAAACCCCCGACTCGCAGCTGCTGCTTTAGGAGCCAGGGTGATGCGTCGGAGAAGCTAGGAAGTGGACAGgattttcagttttctgtgtCTGGTtttgcctgctcctgctcccccagTCAAGGTGGGGACAGAACTGAGGATTCTCCTAGACTCTCAGATGGGGTCCTGACACTGTAG
- the ZNF740 gene encoding zinc finger protein 740 isoform X2, which translates to MAQASLLACEGLSGVCLVPTVASKKMMPKQSSKQTENGERGNSPNMLGLRQESEKSRSRKEEELAEASQPKKTIKKMTVIEQNGSFQLRIPKNFICEHCYGAFRSSYHLKRHILIHTGEKPFECDLCDMRFIQKYHLERHKRVHSGEKPYQCERCMQSFSRTDRLLRHKRMCQGCQTKTPDSQLLL; encoded by the exons ATGGCTCAG gcGAGTCTCCTGGCCTGCGAGGGCCTCTCTGGGGTGTGCCTCGTGCCAACTGTTGCCAGCAAGAAGATGATGCCAAAACAGAGCTCCAAGCAGACAGAGAATGGAGAGAGGGGGAACAGCCCAAACATGCTG GGTCTCCGCCAGGAGAGCGAGAAATCTCGCAGCCGTAAAGAGGAAGAGCTGGCAGAAGCATCACAGCCAAAAAAGACCATTAAAAAG ATGACGGTGATTGAGCAGAACGGCTCCTTCCAGCTGAGAATCCCCAAGAACTTTATTTGCGAGCACTGCTACGGAGCCTTTCGGAGCAGCTACCATCTGAAGAGACACATCCTCATCCATACTG GTGAGAAGCCGTTCGAGTGTGATCTGTGTGACATGCGCTTCATCCAGAAGTACCACCTGGAGCGCCACAAGCGTGTGCACAGCGGCGAAAAACCCTACCAGTGCGAGCGCTGCATGCAG AGCTTTTCCAGGACAGATCGGCTGCTTAGACACAAACGAATGTGCCAGGGCTGCCAGACCAAAACCCCCGACTCGCAGCTGCTGCTTTAG
- the CSAD gene encoding cysteine sulfinic acid decarboxylase isoform X1 has protein sequence MYTSPPPCQLFQKQWGPSVAGSGNCNLLRLLQPRDFSQLADLGYRRESVVAPRTEPSSPKSQGHARGKRLTMAEDPLSHPALDKAAGEEFLREAFQIILEEAVRKGTDVTEKVCDWRKPQDLQEILDLELRSSGEPQQRVLEHCRDVIRYSVKTCHPRFFNQLFSGLDPHALVGRMITETLNTSQYTYEIAPVFVLMEEVVLKKLRELIGWGSGDGIFCPGGSLSNIYAMNVARYQRFPDSKQTGIWALPRLAVFTSQECHYSVQKGAAFLGIGTDNIYLVGVDERGKMIPADLEKQINKAKSEGACPFFVNATCGTTVLGAFDPLADVADVCERHGAWFHVDAAWGGSALLSRRHRHLLRGIERADSVAWNPHKMLMTGLQCSAFLLRDSSGLLQRCHGANATYLFQTDKFYDVAYDTGDKTIQCGRKVDCLKLWLMWKANGTEGLEKRVDRAFEFTRYLAEEIKKREGFQLVIEPEFINLCFWFVPHSLRGKEGCADYWERLGKVAPAIKERMMKKGSMMVGYQPLGSKVNFFRQVVTNPVVTKQDLDFFLDEIERLGTDL, from the exons ATGTACACATCCCCACCTCCCTGCCAGCTGTTCCAGAAGCAATGGGGACCCTCCGTGGCCGGAAGTGGCAACTGCAACCTTCTCAGGCTGCTACAACCACGTGACTTTTCACAGCTTGCAGATCTGGGCTATCGCAG ggaatctgtggTAGCACCaagaactgaacccagctctcctaaaTCCCAG GGACATGCTCGGGGGAAACGGCTAACCATGGCAGAAGACCCCCTGTCCCACCCCGCCCTGGATAAGGCAGCCGGCGAAGAGTTCCTGCGGGAAGCTTTCCAGATTATCCTGGAGGAAGCTGTCAGGAAAGGGACAGATGTCACAGAAAAG GTCTGTGACTGGAGGAAACCCCAAGACCTGCAGGAAATCCTGGACctggagctgaggagcagtggggagccccagcagagggtgctggagCACTGCCGGGACGTCATCCGCTACAGCGTGAAAACAT gtcATCCTCGTTTCTTTAACCAGCTGTTTTCGGGACTGGATCCCCATGCCCTGGTGGGACGGATGATCACAGAGACGCTCAACACCAGCCA GTACACCTACGAGATCGCCCCGGTGTTTGTGCTGATGGAGGAGGTGGTGCTGAAGAAGCTGCGGGAGCTGATTGGCTGGGGGAGTGGAGACGGGATATTCTGTCCAG GAGGCTCCCTCTCCAATATATACGCCATGAACGTGGCACGGTATCAGCGCTTCCCGGACAGCAAGCAGACGGGCATCTGGGCCCTGCCGAGGCTGGCGGTGTTCACATCGCAAGAG TGCCACTACTCTGTCCAGAAGGGGGCAGCTTTCCTGGGCATTGGTACAGACAACATCTACCTGGTCGGAGTGGATGAGAG GGGGAAAATGATCCCTGCAGACCTGGAGAAACAGATCAACAAGGCAAAATCTGAG GGCGCGTGTCCTTTCTTTGTCAACGCCACCTGTGGCACCACTGTGCTGGGAGCCTTCGACCCACTGGCGGACGTGGCAGATGTGTGTGAGCGCCACGGGGCCTGGTTTCACGTGGAT GCCGCCTGGGGTGGGAGTGCCCTGCTCTCTAGAAGGCACAGACATCTCCTGCGTGGGATAGAGAG GGCGGATTCGGTGGCTTGGAACCCCCACAAGATGCTGATGACGGGTTTGCAGTGCTCTGCCTTCCTGCTTCGAGATAGCTCC GGCCTGCTGCAGCGGTGCCACGGTGCCAACGCCACCTACCTCTTCCAGACCGACAAGTTCTACGACGTGGCCTATGACACGGGAGACAAGACCATCCAGTGTGGCCGCAAGGTGGACTGCCTCAAGCTGTGGCTGATGTGGAAGGCCAATGGGACCGAGGGGCTGGAGAAGCGAGTGGACAGGGCCTTCGAGTTCActag GTACCTGGCTGAGGAGATCAAGAAAAGGGAAGGTTTCCAGCTGGTGATAGAG CCTGAGTTCATCAATCTGTGTTTCTGGTTTGTGCCACACAGCCTCCGGGGCAAGGAGGGCTGTGCCGATTACTGGGAGAGACTGGGAAAG GTGGCTCCAGCTATCAAGGAGCGGATGATGAAGAAAGGGTCCATGATGGTGGGCTACCAACCCCTTGGCAGCAAGGTCAACTTCTTCCGCCAGGTTGTCACAAATCCCGTGGTCACCAAGCAGGACTTGGACTTCTTCCTGGATGAAATTGAGAGACTGGGCACAGATTTGTAG
- the CSAD gene encoding cysteine sulfinic acid decarboxylase isoform X2, translated as MAEDPLSHPALDKAAGEEFLREAFQIILEEAVRKGTDVTEKVCDWRKPQDLQEILDLELRSSGEPQQRVLEHCRDVIRYSVKTCHPRFFNQLFSGLDPHALVGRMITETLNTSQYTYEIAPVFVLMEEVVLKKLRELIGWGSGDGIFCPGGSLSNIYAMNVARYQRFPDSKQTGIWALPRLAVFTSQECHYSVQKGAAFLGIGTDNIYLVGVDERGKMIPADLEKQINKAKSEGACPFFVNATCGTTVLGAFDPLADVADVCERHGAWFHVDAAWGGSALLSRRHRHLLRGIERADSVAWNPHKMLMTGLQCSAFLLRDSSGLLQRCHGANATYLFQTDKFYDVAYDTGDKTIQCGRKVDCLKLWLMWKANGTEGLEKRVDRAFEFTRYLAEEIKKREGFQLVIEPEFINLCFWFVPHSLRGKEGCADYWERLGKVAPAIKERMMKKGSMMVGYQPLGSKVNFFRQVVTNPVVTKQDLDFFLDEIERLGTDL; from the exons ATGGCAGAAGACCCCCTGTCCCACCCCGCCCTGGATAAGGCAGCCGGCGAAGAGTTCCTGCGGGAAGCTTTCCAGATTATCCTGGAGGAAGCTGTCAGGAAAGGGACAGATGTCACAGAAAAG GTCTGTGACTGGAGGAAACCCCAAGACCTGCAGGAAATCCTGGACctggagctgaggagcagtggggagccccagcagagggtgctggagCACTGCCGGGACGTCATCCGCTACAGCGTGAAAACAT gtcATCCTCGTTTCTTTAACCAGCTGTTTTCGGGACTGGATCCCCATGCCCTGGTGGGACGGATGATCACAGAGACGCTCAACACCAGCCA GTACACCTACGAGATCGCCCCGGTGTTTGTGCTGATGGAGGAGGTGGTGCTGAAGAAGCTGCGGGAGCTGATTGGCTGGGGGAGTGGAGACGGGATATTCTGTCCAG GAGGCTCCCTCTCCAATATATACGCCATGAACGTGGCACGGTATCAGCGCTTCCCGGACAGCAAGCAGACGGGCATCTGGGCCCTGCCGAGGCTGGCGGTGTTCACATCGCAAGAG TGCCACTACTCTGTCCAGAAGGGGGCAGCTTTCCTGGGCATTGGTACAGACAACATCTACCTGGTCGGAGTGGATGAGAG GGGGAAAATGATCCCTGCAGACCTGGAGAAACAGATCAACAAGGCAAAATCTGAG GGCGCGTGTCCTTTCTTTGTCAACGCCACCTGTGGCACCACTGTGCTGGGAGCCTTCGACCCACTGGCGGACGTGGCAGATGTGTGTGAGCGCCACGGGGCCTGGTTTCACGTGGAT GCCGCCTGGGGTGGGAGTGCCCTGCTCTCTAGAAGGCACAGACATCTCCTGCGTGGGATAGAGAG GGCGGATTCGGTGGCTTGGAACCCCCACAAGATGCTGATGACGGGTTTGCAGTGCTCTGCCTTCCTGCTTCGAGATAGCTCC GGCCTGCTGCAGCGGTGCCACGGTGCCAACGCCACCTACCTCTTCCAGACCGACAAGTTCTACGACGTGGCCTATGACACGGGAGACAAGACCATCCAGTGTGGCCGCAAGGTGGACTGCCTCAAGCTGTGGCTGATGTGGAAGGCCAATGGGACCGAGGGGCTGGAGAAGCGAGTGGACAGGGCCTTCGAGTTCActag GTACCTGGCTGAGGAGATCAAGAAAAGGGAAGGTTTCCAGCTGGTGATAGAG CCTGAGTTCATCAATCTGTGTTTCTGGTTTGTGCCACACAGCCTCCGGGGCAAGGAGGGCTGTGCCGATTACTGGGAGAGACTGGGAAAG GTGGCTCCAGCTATCAAGGAGCGGATGATGAAGAAAGGGTCCATGATGGTGGGCTACCAACCCCTTGGCAGCAAGGTCAACTTCTTCCGCCAGGTTGTCACAAATCCCGTGGTCACCAAGCAGGACTTGGACTTCTTCCTGGATGAAATTGAGAGACTGGGCACAGATTTGTAG